The proteins below are encoded in one region of Podarcis raffonei isolate rPodRaf1 chromosome 8, rPodRaf1.pri, whole genome shotgun sequence:
- the CAMTA1 gene encoding calmodulin-binding transcription activator 1 isoform X6, with product MSILERLEQMERRMAEMTGSQQQQHKQGVGGGGGNGSGNGGSQAQCVSGAATLGNCFESRVVVVCEKMMSRACWAKSKHLIHSKTFRGMTLLHLAAAQGYATLIQTLLKWRTKHADSIDLELEVDPLNVDHFSCTPLMWACALGHMDAAVVLYKWDRRAISIPDSLGRLPLAIARSRGHVKLAECLEHLQREEQAQLRQTPRIPCPSHEEPSSENWIAQWHSEMVASQEPQKGVTVISNSNTELRRPRSEPSSYYSSESQKEYPAPKKHKLNPDYFSARQEKLLSTALSLEQPSARKPSSSAKQSLPETISPRHGVRDYTRELVSEVAGYHGSGTQAGAKWSPKEAYIGVPAMQVAGSPKGLALGKDSGAQRLHPREQMSVLMMAEREAADAELLSFRDGTESEDCLHHMDDLQVTMMTLAEHIIEATPERIKRENFVPMEAPPAERTESATISTSMSWLASYLADVDHLPSAAQIRSLYIGPLTPSSNTSLSPASSPVNEMAFEKPSLPSATDWTEFLSASTSEKVENEFAQLTLSDHEQRELYEAAKLVQTVFRKYKGRPLREQQEVAAAVIQRCYRKYKQLTWIALKYALYKKMIQAAILIQSKFRSYYEQKKFQQSRRAAVLIQQFYRSYKECGKRRQSRRTAALVQQKLRSSLLTKKQDQAARKIMRFLRRCRHRAKELKKAKELEERGGGGSIP from the exons ATGTCTATCCTGGAGCGACTTGAGCAGATGGAGCGGAGGATGGCCGAAATGACTgggtcccagcagcagcagcacaagcaAGGCGTAGGTGGTGGTGGGGGCAACGGCAGCGGCAATGGAGGTAGCCAAGCACAG TGCGTCTCGGGGGCAGCCACCTTGGGGAACTGCTTTGAGAGCCGTGTGGTGGTTGTGTGTGAGAAGATGATGAGCAGGGCCTGCTGGGCCAAATCCAAGCACCTCATCCACTCCAAGACCTTCCGGGGGATGACCCTCCTGCACCTGGCAGCAGCCCAGGGCTATGCGACCCTCATCCAGACTCTCCTTAAATGGCG TACCAAGCATGCTGACAGCATCGACCTAGAGCTGGAAGTGGACCCCTTGAACGTGGATCATTTCTCCTGCACGCCGCTG ATGTGGGCATGCGCGCTGGGCCACATGGATGCAGCTGTGGTCCTTTACAAGTGGGACCGCCGCGCTATCTCCATCCCTGACTCCCTCGGGAGGCTCCCCTTGGCTATTGCTCGTTCTCGGGGCCACGTGAAGCTGGCCGAGTGCCTCGAGCACCTGCAGCGGGAGGAGCAAGCCCAACTCAGGCAAACCCCCCGGATCCCCTGTCCTTCGCATGAGGAACCCAGCAGTGAGAACTGGATCGCCCAGTGGCACAGTGAGATGGTGGCCTCTCAGGAGCCCCAGAAGGGAGTCACCGTGATTTCCAATTCCAATACAg AGCTGAGGCGGCCCCGGTCCGAGCCCTCCAGTTACTACAGCAGCGAGAGCCAGAAGGAGTACCCCGCGCCCAAAAAACACAAACTGAACCCCGACTACTTCTCTGCTCGGCAGGAGAAGCTTCTTTCCACCGCCCTGAGCCTGGAGCAGCCGAGTGCCCGGAAGCCAAGCTCCAGTGCTAAGCAATCCCTCCCAGAGACAATCAGCCCCAGGCATGGGGTGCGGGACTATACGCGGGAGCTTGTCTCCGAAGTGGCTGGCTACCACGGCTCCGGCACACAGGCAGGGGCCAAGTGGAGCCCAAAGGAGGCATATATTGGCGTGCCTGCGATGCAGGTGGCAGGCAGCCCCaaggggctggcgctggggaaggACTCAGGGGCCCAGAGGCTCCATCCGCGGGAGCAGATGAGCGTGCTGATGATGGCGGAGCGGGAGGCGGCTGACGCAGAGCTCCTCTCCTTCCGGGACGGCACAGAAAGTGAGGACTGCTTGCATCACATGGATGACCTGCAG GTGACCATGATGACTCTGGCAGAGCACATCATCGAAGCGACCCCAGAGAGGATCAAGCGGGAAAACTTTGTGCCAATGGAGGCGCCACCAGCCGAGAGGACGGAGAGCGCCACCATTAGCACTTCAATGAGCTGGCTGGCCAGTTACCTCGCGGATGTCGACCATTTACCAAGTGCTGCTCAAATAAG AAGCCTGTACATTGGACCCCTGACCCCTTCTTCCAACACCAGCCTGAGCCCTGCAAGCTCACCAGTCAATGAAATGGCTTTTGAGAAGCCCAGCCTCCCTTCGGCAACAGACTGGACAGAATTCCTAAGCGCCTCCACCAGCGAGAAAGTCGAAAACGAGTTTGCGCAGCTGACCCTCTCCGATCACGAGCAGAGAGAGCTCTACGAGGCTGCCAAGCTGGTCCAGACGGTCTTCAGGAAATACAAG GGACGCCCCCTCCGGGAGCAACAGGAAGTGGCCGCTGCTGTCATTCAGCGTTGTTACCGGAAATACAAACAG cTTACTTGGATAGCCTTGAAG TATGCACTTTATAAAAAGATGATACAAGCTGCCATCCTCATCCAGAGCAAATTCCGAAGCTACTATGAACAGAAGAAATTCCAGCAGAGCCGGAGAGCTGCTGTCCTAATCCAGCAGTTCTACCGCAGCTACAAGGAATGTGGGAAGAGGAGACAAAGTCGCAGGACGGCTGCTCTCGTGCAGCAGAAGCTCAG AAGCAGCTTGCTCACCAAGAAGCAGGACCAAGCTGCTCGCAAGATCATGCGTTTTTTACGACGCTGCCGCCACAG AGCGAAAGAATTGAAAAAGGCCAAGGAACTTGAAgaaagaggcggcggcggcagcatccCGTAG
- the CAMTA1 gene encoding calmodulin-binding transcription activator 1 isoform X5 codes for MRSAPSPAAALRAQSGGKSERDWPGRSLSGASASSFSSFSCAPAGHGGAATDGAENQFRMSILERLEQMERRMAEMTGSQQQQHKQGVGGGGGNGSGNGGSQAQCVSGAATLGNCFESRVVVVCEKMMSRACWAKSKHLIHSKTFRGMTLLHLAAAQGYATLIQTLLKWRTKHADSIDLELEVDPLNVDHFSCTPLMWACALGHMDAAVVLYKWDRRAISIPDSLGRLPLAIARSRGHVKLAECLEHLQREEQAQLRQTPRIPCPSHEEPSSENWIAQWHSEMVASQEPQKGVTVISNSNTELRRPRSEPSSYYSSESQKEYPAPKKHKLNPDYFSARQEKLLSTALSLEQPSARKPSSSAKQSLPETISPRHGVRDYTRELVSEVAGYHGSGTQAGAKWSPKEAYIGVPAMQVAGSPKGLALGKDSGAQRLHPREQMSVLMMAEREAADAELLSFRDGTESEDCLHHMDDLQVTMMTLAEHIIEATPERIKRENFVPMEAPPAERTESATISTSMSWLASYLADVDHLPSAAQIRSLYIGPLTPSSNTSLSPASSPVNEMAFEKPSLPSATDWTEFLSASTSEKVENEFAQLTLSDHEQRELYEAAKLVQTVFRKYKGRPLREQQEVAAAVIQRCYRKYKQLTWIALKYALYKKMIQAAILIQSKFRSYYEQKKFQQSRRAAVLIQQFYRSYKECGKRRQSRRTAALVQQKLRSSLLTKKQDQAARKIMRFLRRCRHRAKELKKAKELEERGGGGSIP; via the exons ATGCGGAGCGCCCCCTCCCCGGCGGCTGCATTGCGGGCGCAGAGCGGCGGCAAGAGCGAGCGGGACTGGCCAGGTCGCTCGCTCTCCGGGGCGAGCgcatcctccttctcctccttctcgtGCGCTCCGGCCGGGCATGGCGGGGCCGCGACGGACGGCGCAG AGAACCAGTTCAGGATGTCTATCCTGGAGCGACTTGAGCAGATGGAGCGGAGGATGGCCGAAATGACTgggtcccagcagcagcagcacaagcaAGGCGTAGGTGGTGGTGGGGGCAACGGCAGCGGCAATGGAGGTAGCCAAGCACAG TGCGTCTCGGGGGCAGCCACCTTGGGGAACTGCTTTGAGAGCCGTGTGGTGGTTGTGTGTGAGAAGATGATGAGCAGGGCCTGCTGGGCCAAATCCAAGCACCTCATCCACTCCAAGACCTTCCGGGGGATGACCCTCCTGCACCTGGCAGCAGCCCAGGGCTATGCGACCCTCATCCAGACTCTCCTTAAATGGCG TACCAAGCATGCTGACAGCATCGACCTAGAGCTGGAAGTGGACCCCTTGAACGTGGATCATTTCTCCTGCACGCCGCTG ATGTGGGCATGCGCGCTGGGCCACATGGATGCAGCTGTGGTCCTTTACAAGTGGGACCGCCGCGCTATCTCCATCCCTGACTCCCTCGGGAGGCTCCCCTTGGCTATTGCTCGTTCTCGGGGCCACGTGAAGCTGGCCGAGTGCCTCGAGCACCTGCAGCGGGAGGAGCAAGCCCAACTCAGGCAAACCCCCCGGATCCCCTGTCCTTCGCATGAGGAACCCAGCAGTGAGAACTGGATCGCCCAGTGGCACAGTGAGATGGTGGCCTCTCAGGAGCCCCAGAAGGGAGTCACCGTGATTTCCAATTCCAATACAg AGCTGAGGCGGCCCCGGTCCGAGCCCTCCAGTTACTACAGCAGCGAGAGCCAGAAGGAGTACCCCGCGCCCAAAAAACACAAACTGAACCCCGACTACTTCTCTGCTCGGCAGGAGAAGCTTCTTTCCACCGCCCTGAGCCTGGAGCAGCCGAGTGCCCGGAAGCCAAGCTCCAGTGCTAAGCAATCCCTCCCAGAGACAATCAGCCCCAGGCATGGGGTGCGGGACTATACGCGGGAGCTTGTCTCCGAAGTGGCTGGCTACCACGGCTCCGGCACACAGGCAGGGGCCAAGTGGAGCCCAAAGGAGGCATATATTGGCGTGCCTGCGATGCAGGTGGCAGGCAGCCCCaaggggctggcgctggggaaggACTCAGGGGCCCAGAGGCTCCATCCGCGGGAGCAGATGAGCGTGCTGATGATGGCGGAGCGGGAGGCGGCTGACGCAGAGCTCCTCTCCTTCCGGGACGGCACAGAAAGTGAGGACTGCTTGCATCACATGGATGACCTGCAG GTGACCATGATGACTCTGGCAGAGCACATCATCGAAGCGACCCCAGAGAGGATCAAGCGGGAAAACTTTGTGCCAATGGAGGCGCCACCAGCCGAGAGGACGGAGAGCGCCACCATTAGCACTTCAATGAGCTGGCTGGCCAGTTACCTCGCGGATGTCGACCATTTACCAAGTGCTGCTCAAATAAG AAGCCTGTACATTGGACCCCTGACCCCTTCTTCCAACACCAGCCTGAGCCCTGCAAGCTCACCAGTCAATGAAATGGCTTTTGAGAAGCCCAGCCTCCCTTCGGCAACAGACTGGACAGAATTCCTAAGCGCCTCCACCAGCGAGAAAGTCGAAAACGAGTTTGCGCAGCTGACCCTCTCCGATCACGAGCAGAGAGAGCTCTACGAGGCTGCCAAGCTGGTCCAGACGGTCTTCAGGAAATACAAG GGACGCCCCCTCCGGGAGCAACAGGAAGTGGCCGCTGCTGTCATTCAGCGTTGTTACCGGAAATACAAACAG cTTACTTGGATAGCCTTGAAG TATGCACTTTATAAAAAGATGATACAAGCTGCCATCCTCATCCAGAGCAAATTCCGAAGCTACTATGAACAGAAGAAATTCCAGCAGAGCCGGAGAGCTGCTGTCCTAATCCAGCAGTTCTACCGCAGCTACAAGGAATGTGGGAAGAGGAGACAAAGTCGCAGGACGGCTGCTCTCGTGCAGCAGAAGCTCAG AAGCAGCTTGCTCACCAAGAAGCAGGACCAAGCTGCTCGCAAGATCATGCGTTTTTTACGACGCTGCCGCCACAG AGCGAAAGAATTGAAAAAGGCCAAGGAACTTGAAgaaagaggcggcggcggcagcatccCGTAG